One Mycobacterium sp. 050128 genomic window carries:
- a CDS encoding glycosyltransferase family 4 protein, with protein MTEAARRPIRVLLIGNAPAGPNSRGGMATLMRLLLEDTDSRFHVRLVTTYIDDSLPAQLWTGITGMLKASALLLFGSVDVLHVHYSLRGSVVRKSVPLFVARRRGIPTIVHCHSSHFFAWLDELSWPRRLAVRAALRADYSVVLGHTHFEGLRSSLGFDEAKIRVLYNPVVIPATVPSPRTGQPLRMVSLGRLGTNKGSYDLVRAINMLPNKIRSGLRLTLAGDGEVDEVREFVHSNALDDTIDVVGWVGPERRDELLAESSIFVLPSYSEGLPMAVLEAMANGVVPVTTAVGAIPEVVTDKVNGLLVRPGDAAQLSDTLQSLIVDVELRNRLAAAAYTRACEFDVARWREGLHDVWLAAAGVTAGRR; from the coding sequence GTGACGGAAGCAGCCCGTCGTCCGATCCGCGTGCTACTGATCGGGAATGCCCCGGCGGGGCCCAACAGCCGCGGGGGTATGGCGACGCTGATGCGCCTGCTGCTGGAGGACACCGATTCGCGATTCCACGTGCGCCTGGTGACCACCTATATCGACGACTCGCTCCCCGCGCAGCTGTGGACCGGCATTACGGGGATGCTCAAGGCGTCGGCCCTGCTGTTGTTCGGCTCCGTCGACGTGCTGCACGTCCACTATTCGTTGCGCGGCAGCGTCGTCCGCAAGTCGGTGCCGTTGTTCGTCGCACGGCGTCGCGGCATCCCGACCATCGTTCATTGCCACAGCTCCCACTTCTTCGCGTGGCTGGACGAGCTGTCCTGGCCGCGGCGCCTCGCGGTGCGCGCGGCGTTGCGCGCCGACTATTCGGTGGTGCTCGGTCATACCCACTTCGAGGGGCTCCGTTCGAGCCTCGGTTTCGACGAAGCCAAGATCCGGGTCCTCTACAACCCGGTGGTCATCCCTGCCACCGTTCCGTCGCCGCGTACCGGCCAGCCGTTGCGGATGGTGTCGCTGGGCAGGCTGGGCACCAATAAGGGGAGTTACGACCTGGTTCGGGCGATCAACATGTTGCCCAACAAGATTCGCAGCGGGTTGCGGCTTACACTCGCCGGCGATGGGGAAGTGGACGAGGTGCGGGAGTTTGTCCACAGCAACGCACTCGACGACACCATCGACGTCGTCGGCTGGGTCGGGCCCGAGCGCCGCGACGAGCTGTTGGCCGAGTCGTCGATCTTCGTATTGCCCAGCTACAGCGAGGGCCTTCCGATGGCGGTGCTGGAAGCGATGGCCAACGGCGTGGTGCCGGTGACCACCGCGGTGGGCGCGATACCGGAGGTGGTCACCGACAAAGTGAACGGACTGCTGGTCCGACCGGGCGACGCTGCTCAACTGTCCGACACGCTGCAGTCGCTGATCGTCGATGTCGAGCTGCGCAACCGACTCGCCGCGGCGGCCTACACGCGGGCGTGCGAATTCGACGTCGCCCGCTGGCGAGAAGGCCTGCACGACGTGTGGCTTGCGGCCGCCGGGGTGACCGCCGGTCGCCGCTAG